The genomic stretch ttgctccaccgacctaaaggatcaaggataaccattcaatcaatgtcggtttgatccaacggcccagattcatctgaaaagactatataagcaaggcccctggcccctggagatcatacctcttctacagaatcaaagctagggtttcaattcttcatccaagtagagaggatccctctagttcttctagttctacctctagttcatctagatctagttctagttcatctagttctagttctagatctagttcttttagttctagttctagttagttctagttgtaatctagaaaatagggagagagaagaggagagcggaggaggaggagccggatctgtcggatcttcctcaacattgtacttttgcagcaactggttcgtccttcatcgttctccatgttcttcaattcataattcctgagttctttaattactttaatttacattcaagttatttattgcatttccgcttgcatcaagtgctctagtctttataacgctagagtagtaattaatagattagacgtggtgtttagtcttccaattacctggaattgcacccaatcctgcggattgttgtggtagccctagggtagtcacagccctaacggtcgacgtattccacctcgtttggatcagtgtttgtaggaccgtagtcagaccttcctagcccccttctcatctctttctgtggttagtgctctgatgtcccgatttagataatcttgaagtaattcttgattcttagatcaactagagaactctcaagaaacttcctctcttcccaccaaaaataattatatagttatccttgggcgatcttggatcttaattagtacactcacgttctctgtggaaaatcgatactctggaatactcccgggtgaaggctacatcggtatccgtgtgtttgcgtttaaaatacccaacagtggtcgcggttgtcgtagcgccgttcttcgcggcgattattattgcgactcgtggtcagagcaagtaggccaaacaacttggtcgatagcccgagcaggtcggtatcgtcgatctgcctccctttgtagcagagaagcggcgacgcgttgtcggcgtggtcggagacgttgctggtgtggtcgaagccgtagccagcgtggttggagctgcagccgacgtcgctgaagaagtgatcggcacagatcggatctacgcctccttcgcggtcgtggtggtgaagctgttgaagctgacggtgaacgtgaagccgcccgccatggccgcgaagtcagggatgatggccatcttgttcgtctgggaagctgtacgcacaccctctacctggcgcgccactatcgacgaaagctagtcggcagtctaccttggggtatgcccacggtagtagtttatcggtagacggtgcgcaagctacgaactcgatggtgacacaagacacagacaaggtttttatccaggttcggccaccgtgtgggcgtaatacctacgtcctgcgtctgattgtattggattgtgttgagagaataatgtgtatgcctgtcctctaggggacccctgcccctccttatatatcgtgaagggacagagttacaagtaaaccatcctatttggtacaatatcttgtagccttgcggtgcacgtcgACCAGCGTCATGCGCTGCAcgccttcatcttgtgggccgagccacctctgatggtgcggcccacatcggcccatgagggtataggggtttatacccccacaacccgaggcttggttctagaatcatTCGACAATTCAACTTTTgatactagtaagttattgttcttattgttctttggtttacgagtttactttattcgcttcgcgtagggaatagagtaattatttatagcgtaagcgtggtgcttgggctagAAATGCTCGTAGATACTCCCTGCTTGGCCGGATTTGTGGTAGCCTTTTGGGGGAAGCGACAATCCTCTTGGGTCTTAGTAATCCATGTCCCGTCAGGAGGTAAGGTAGGGTATATggtactagggttaagcactctctgaggtgtctcttttctctagtTACTCCCCTTAGAACGATATCTACACACTTACCATAGGTTATAAGAAGACTGTAGAAAgagttctctctatatcgctTAATTCTTGTTATCTTGTCTTGCAACCCGTGGGTAGTAGGTAGGATAAAAGGTTAGTCttttgcacgctttctcctagtggtaaaaaaataaatacgatactctggacttatctcccgggtgaagtgctcaccgatatctgtgcatttgtggattatttctctttgattctttcgtgtgcgtaactaatatcaacagcgacttctccaaactttccaccggtgcaatagaaaatatgcgtttcattttctcaaaagcatcgaatcccgcctcgtaagcttggcgggagggagagaggaacccaaacccctctctacccttcaacttccacctccttcttaaagtgtgccaacaccaccatgtgtgtaccaacatgtgcaagtgtgttagcattttcacaattattttcttcaaaggagttaagttagctcactaggttctaaaagcatgcacatgaacaatgagacCTAGTGGCACTctataaccgcttagccaaagaattcctctctttatagtacggctatctatgctAAATGTCATCAAACCctttatggtgtcttgatcaccaaaactaaaaccctaagcaatacctttgccttgatcttcatggggttttgtttttctctttcttcttttccaagttgagcatttgatcatcttgtagtcatcaccatcatcactatgatcataacttgctccatcacttggcatgtaccaacctcattaagtctacacacacttagtatagaggttagtactagggtttcatcaattatccaaaaccaaactagggctttcaccctcTTGATCGTATAGCCATCTATCATAAAtccagtcataaacttctctacacacctatgaccggtgaaatgaaaatcccctaggttatacctttgccttgcgctttccattccatctcctccaatgttgatgcaccacatgcaccaaccaatcaccaaatgatataatCCACTTCATATTAtcatgtgaccgtattggttcatcgatcttgacgccacttgctcttcaccattgcatcggtccatcggcgctaagtcttgctcaagctttaccatcacacgcggtccctcgtttcaaagcctccgacttaccCTTCACCTTGCAACtgatccatcgagccaagcctcatcttgatcttctccaccttggtcacatgactccatgtcatgtctcatatgcaatgagctcctccatcatcacatattcacttgtggactaatctcatgtgcatctcacataaacactattagtccacctaagttgtcactcaattgccaaaaccaaacaagagcCTTTCACAGATCCAAACAAGCTATTATGTTAACcctctataattttcatttcacCTCCACAACTAAACCAAAAATACAATATTTGCATAATCTAAATGAACATAGACTTAACATAGTATTACAACACAATATAAAGTTAAATTCCAAAATTTAAATTATCCACATCAACAAGAGGAATTAAAACAATATGCATGTCAAATACAACCACACTATGACACACCGTAGCATGCCCATGAATATCATCCATGGACTGATCTATGACACCTCTTGTTCCTTCTCACAGGTTTCTCTTCTTGTGTAATCAAACTCAAGATAAGAGCATCTTCATCAGACTCGTCCTCTTTCTCAAAGAATCAGTTCAAAATATTTTCCTCCTCCTCATCAAACAAAATCATCTATGAATACCCATGGGATATATGAAATCCACATGATTTCATTCAAGGAGGGTGCCGGGTAGGGCGGCATATCTTGCTAGAGTAGAGGTGTCGATAGGGAGATGTCATAGAGGCAAGACGAGAGGATGAGGGGCATCGGTGGGAAAACGACACCCAGTCAAGCAACAAGGGGTGTTGTGTGGAGGCGACGTGGAGCAAGGGGAAAGGGTGCCTGCGTGGATGCAACGCTGAGCAACGGAGAGGGGCGTCTACGTGGAGGCAAGGAGGAGGGGGCAATGTTGTTGATAGGGGACTGACATAAGGAGCCGACAAAGGTCATGGAGGCGGCAACTGAATCCGCTTGTGACGATCCCACCGGATGTAGAGGCACCAGACGCAGGCGTGGAAGGGATTGACGTTGGGCGAGCAAGGGGCGCAAGTGGAGAGACGAGGGGCATTTTGTTTGGTGTGTGGAGGGGAGGAGGGGTTGGCGACTAACGAATCAAAAATTAGGAGAACATTTGTTGGCCCAATAGAATTGAGTAGGATGAGAATTTGGGTGGCCAATAAATTCAAGGGGGCAAATAGATAGTTTATTGTAGAGAGTTGTTTTTTGCTCCACTACTAAAAAAAATAGAGTAAAGGCATTATTTTTAGCCTTTTAGAGATTATAGTGTAAAAGTCACCACTGCTGTAAGGGCATTATGTTTCTATGTTTTTATCTATTTCtatatatcttatatatatGGTCCTCCACCTACTAGAGTTATATCTTGACATATAAGTTGTCCACCTCATCATTCTACTATCAGATGCAATTACAACCcaatatataattattttatgCAGCGAGACATATCATCCACTAACATACATTTAGTAGTCTATATAGTATGCCACGTCATACACCAAAGAATGTTTTATAATAGTTTATCCTTTCATATAAGAAATTATATAgtctaatttttattttaaatcATTCACAATTTCGGTAACAGCACACGGTGTATGCTTCTAATTTCCGTATCTTCATAATCCTTCATTCTAAAGAGgttcttgattttttttgtttgaactgtaaaatatgaaacttatttattaaatttatcagttattcagcagtgtttttcactGACAATAAATTAACAAATAATATTTTCGGTCATGACTTTTCAAACAATCGAATAGGCTCATTGAGGGTTTTAATTGTGCAAGGTGTACAACGTCTAGGACACATGGAGGGTTTTCTCAACAGCTTACCTCAATTCTAAGCATTTTTTTTATTGACTTAACTGTTAGAAAGTTGTGTATATGTATATGATATCAGGAATCATAGAAAGATTTCATAGAAATTTTAGAGAACTGAGACGACGGTCATGCCAGCTACAGGGTGGGGTCAAATAAAAACTTTACTGCATCACTGTTTTCCCGACCCAGTCTAGGGTTCTTAATCACCAAATATTCAACATATATCACTCTTTTCTACTCCAAAGAAATGTCAGaacattataaaaaaaaacCGGCAGAATAAAAGTTCATACTAAACAACACTCATTTCTCAAAGAAATGTCAGAAGATTGCTGTACTGCAAACAAAGGAGATTCTTATTTTACACACATAACTTTTTTTTTACGGGAAACTCAAGTTACGTGCGGCCATATATTCCTCAGCTCAGCATTACACTAGCCACACATAGGCTCATTGTATGGCatacaaagtttttgttttcattgttTTCCTTGGTCAGAGAACACAGCCTAAAGCCCTAGATTTCCTTTTTGTGAAAAGAATACGAATCAAATGAATTTCGGTCAGTGTTCGTGTTGTACAATAGAGTTAGCGTATTAAATTGCCGCacaccattgttaccaacaacAGAACCAGGGACTTGTGCCAGTGGTATTTCCATCCAGAGGAGATGTCATGTGAATTGACAGTGTATGGTGTGCCTGTCTTGTCGTCCTCAATTTTAATGCTCGACGAACCTGAAATTAGAAGCAGATGACCAGAGAGTTGAGGAAATAGGGGCGCAACCCACGAATAACATCTACAATTCAGAACAATGCAATGCTTGTACCAACCAAccatgcccccccccccccctccccccctcccaaacacacacacacacacacacatttctCTCTCCCTTTATTTGAAAAGGAAGATATTGTCtttcaccaaaaaaaaaaaggaaatagaTGTAGATGCAGTTTTATCCCAAACTATGTAATGGCGGTCGACAGTTGACAAGAATATAAGCTATTATATGCTAAGATTGTGGCTCCCAATTTcaagcaaaatattttggaatcaGTCAAGATTTCTGGAAAGAAAACAGCAAGCTACAACTGCAATCTATAATGAAATGAACTAAGGATGGGCAGATTTGAGCGTGCTAGCACTTACAGTTGTAGTCAGTCCACCCAATGACCTGATTTTCCAAGTCATAGATAACCAACTTGTTTGAAAGTACAAGGTCTGAATGAAAACAGAGTGTGAAAAACATGGCATTGGAAACAAAAATGGGTTTGCAAGTGCACTGCAATGCTGACCTCCCATAAGCACAATGTCCTTTCCATCTTTTGATTGTAATGCGCCATTTTGGAATCCCACACAGTACATGTCATTCTGCTCCAATGAATGAAAACATGGACCATAAGAGTCATGACCATGTATTATGCACTCGTAAATGGAACTTGCATGCTAAAAGCACTGCTATTTCAAACCACTGTTGTGCTTGAATCAAAATATCAGAAATGAACTGATTAACAACCTACTCAAATAACTAATAGCTATGTCTATATCTTATCCTGTACAGTTGTTTCAATTGTCAATTTGTCATGTGACCATAAaggttaaaaaaaagaaagtattcccaaaaagaaagaccttcaAGTTATAAACATATAAAGAGAATGTATGCATATACAAAAATGGTAGGCTATTTTCTCTTTGTAAGCAAAATAATAAAGAGGATGAGAAGTACCAGAAATTTTAAAAGCAGAAAAGGCATGTACATGTCATCCATTTTGGCAATATGAACGCATGCTATTATTCTTTAACTTCTCTACAGCGTGCATGAACTTTGACATGTAATCTTCAAGTACACATAAAGCTAGATGTGCTGTAAATGTACTCAGGGTTTGTCAGCAGTACCCAAGTTTACTAATTTTGAAGCGAAATTAAGTACTGATAGGTGATGACCGTGGTTAATCATGGGAATTGCCACCACACCATTAGTGAAATTGCACTTTTGCCAACACGCCATCGAGTGTGTCTATGACACTTGGGACCAAGCTGCCAACTATCATAATGATAGATCTACGCCATTTTGGCAATGTAGGTTTAGAGTTTTTTGGAAAATTTTCCTTAGTTGACACCTTTATAAAAGAATACCTCTGTTGATTTCAGCAAAATttagacaaaaagaaaaaacaacctGAAGTTTGATATGGAATGATTGAGAAATTTTTGGAAAGCCAAAATCCTAACAAAGAAACATTGTAACAGAAAAAGAGAGCATAAGATAGGTGCTTCATATATTCACATATACTAAATCAAGGTTATCAAGTCATCTGACTAATCGCAATTAGTCGGGCTTATTGGTTCCATGCAATCAGTTATGCACTACTTAGTCCCAATTAGTCACGATTAGTCGACCTGATCGATGCTATAGCAACTAGGGTCAATTAGACGAGTTGAAAACATTGTATTAAATTTAGTGattgtttttcatattgattacCAATGGCCAACATTATTAAAATTACAAAAGtattatattttaaaaattatcatgtagtttatgcaAAAGGGGTGAAAGGAAAAAGAAGGCACTGAAGCCACTTTTTAAGTGCTATAAGCTGGAACCAAGCTGAACCCATGCAATTGGTGAATTAAACGTTCTCCACTAGGAGAGAAATGTCATGTTACCCCATTTGGGAAAAAGTACTCATGTGGATACACATGCAGTGCAAGATCATCCTCAAAATGGAAGGTGATGGTCGGGAATCCATCATCTACACTGCAAGAGAAATGAACAAGAATCATAATCATAGTAAGAGAACATAATCTGTGGGCTGGTGATTCATCTTGTGCCAATTCAAATGAAACAGAGCAAGTATGAAGGGACCATGAAAGAAGTATGCGAGGGCATTATCGATATCAGGATTCAGTAATAACATATTTCGTCATGTATGAAGTGCAGCACTGAAGGAATTGCAGGTAATTTAGTACACTTCCAACTGCAGCTGTATTGTGTAAGCCATACCTTCCAGGATATTGGAAACACATAAAATCTTGAACATTATGGAAGACTATATCTTGATGCTTGTTAAATATCTACAATTGGTTGAGAAATACTATACTATTAAAAGGAAGGAATATGGTCCTCTGTTATAAGGGACAAACTAGCATAGGATCTTTGTCATACCGCGGCCATTACTTCTTTGAAAACCAATTCTGGAAGGTATGTTAAGGTAGTACCACTGTCGAttatggtgccctttctctctcCTGTTTCAAAAACATGAGCTGGGAGCTGTAATGTAGTGCCACCAACATCAATTGACTTAAGGTTCACATTGTAGTGCGGCCTGAAAAGTAAAATCATGACAGGCTATGAGTACAGTATAAATGAAGTAAAGCGGCTAGCTGCATGCATCACATCTAAGTAGAACTAAAACACTATGTGCCAACAAAATATGCGTTCATATAAGTTTGTAACAATGCCATTGATGTGAGGTTTTTACCAACTCAAAACTTACAAAAAACAGTGGTATGTTCAAGGGACCATGGACAAAAAGGTACATGaagtagcactagcacaacagcATTGGTGAAACATCTGTTTGTAGCATGGCACAAATGCCAGTGAgagaacatttatctactgAGCAGAAGTTTTAATGTGCATATATCCTTCTTTCCTTCGCACATCCAAGTTTGTCAAATCTTATTCCACACTTAATAAGGGTGCAGTTCTCATATCATTTTTTTCCTTGTTAGTTGGATACTAAGCAAGTAAGCAACATGCCTAACCAATGATTATCACTTGTCAGAATTAGCTCAGCAGTGAGCTATCTTTGTGAGGGCTCTGATGAAATAGTAACACGTCAGTTGCCCACCATTTTTTTATCGAACATGCAGTAAGTTGCCCACCATTTCATAGAACAAGTACAGCAACAACAGGTCTTTAGGGTTGAGAGTGCGATGgtttcattttttattttgtttgagGTTCATGTTCCAATCCTAGTGACTTAACAGCTATGAACAATTAGCAAAAACATTATATGACCAGTGAAACTGAAATGTGGCCCACCCATAAGTGTAATGCAACCAACAAGATAATTAGTATGACAAGGTTAACATACATACATGTCAGCTACCAATGGTGTTGTTTTTACTTTTGGCTGAACCACATTTCCAATAGCAAAAATTCCACCACCTTTTATGGTATCCAGGCAATGAGCAAATATCTTCTTCACTTTACCAGCAGCAGCTAGCTGTGATAACATTGACGTATTTGCCTGACCAAAACCTAGAATTCCATCAAgggcttggttggagcttcccaAATCCCCACCTTGCTGAGCACCACACCTACAAAGGAAAGAAGAATCATGTATTCCCAATTAACACTTCAGCACTATTAACAAATGCTAATCGGTTGATGCTTGTTTCCTACTCAGTTCTTCTATTGCACTATGATAAAGAACATGGGACAC from Sorghum bicolor cultivar BTx623 chromosome 3, Sorghum_bicolor_NCBIv3, whole genome shotgun sequence encodes the following:
- the LOC8078223 gene encoding aspartic proteinase-like protein 2 isoform X1; protein product: MAPPPPRLAALILLAALLLLLLAAGAAATGVFQVRRKFPAGVGGGASANISALRVHDGRRHGRLLAAADLPLGGLGLPTDTGLYFTEIKLGTPPKRYYVQVDTGSDILWVNCISCEKCPRKSGLGLDLTFYDPKASSSGSTVSCDQGFCAATYGGKLPGCTANVPCEYSVMYGDGSSTTGFFVTDALQFDQVTGDGQTQPGNATVTFGCGAQQGGDLGSSNQALDGILGFGQANTSMLSQLAAAGKVKKIFAHCLDTIKGGGIFAIGNVVQPKVKTTPLVADMPHYNVNLKSIDVGGTTLQLPAHVFETGERKGTIIDSGTTLTYLPELVFKEVMAAIFNKHQDIVFHNVQDFMCFQYPGSVDDGFPTITFHFEDDLALHVYPHEYFFPNGNDMYCVGFQNGALQSKDGKDIVLMGDLVLSNKLVIYDLENQVIGWTDYNCSSSIKIEDDKTGTPYTVNSHDISSGWKYHWHKSLVLLLVTMVCGNLIR
- the LOC8078223 gene encoding aspartic proteinase-like protein 2 isoform X2, with the protein product MAPPPPRLAALILLAALLLLLLAAGAAATGVFQVRRKFPAGVGGGASANISALRVHDGRRHGRLLAAADLPLGGLGLPTDTGLYFTEIKLGTPPKRYYVQVDTGSDILWVNCISCEKCPRKSGLGLDLTFYDPKASSSGSTVSCDQGFCAATYGGKLPGCTANVPCEYSVMYGDGSSTTGFFVTDALQFDQVTGDGQTQPGNATVTFGCGAQQGGDLGSSNQALDGILGFGQANTSMLSQLAAAGKVKKIFAHCLDTIKGGGIFAIGNVVQPKVKTTPLVADMPHYNVNLKSIDVGGTTLQLPAHVFETGERKGTIIDSGTTLTYLPELVFKEVMAAIFNKHQDIVFHNVQDFMCFQYPGRMTCTVWDSKMAHYNQKMERTLCLWETLYFQTSWLSMTWKIRSLGGLTTTVRRALKLRTTRQAHHTLSIHMTSPLDGNTTGTSPWFCCW